CCACAGGAAAAGGGCCCGAAACGGGGGTTATACACAAGGTTATCCACAATATCAACGCGCGGTTATCCACCCGCCTGTGGAGTGTATATACACCCGTGCATACAGTTGGGCAAGTACAATCATTGCCACCGGCCAGCGGTTATGCGCGGCATGCTATGGCAAAAAAGCACGAATCATGCGCAGGATTGTGCCGCACGTGGTGGGGCGGTGCACCCTCCTGTACCCTTTGGTCTGGAGGTTCTTTGCAACTGCATGGCGAAAAAACGTGGGGCCGCATGGGGCATGCCTTGTACAGGGATGGTGTGCCGCCATGGCAGGAGGCGTCGATCGGGCGATCCGCAGAAAAAGACGAGCGTAAGCGTTTTTGCGGCCTTCGCTCGCCTGATTGTTCCACAGGGCACACGCCGCTGCCAGCCGCCGCCGCGCGCGCCCATACCATGTTGCGCGGGGCCTTCGCTGCAAAAGGCGCGCTTAAAAGACGTCCGGTATCCGGCAGAGGCAGAAGGGGTGTCCGGCGGGGTCAAGCATCACGCGCCAACCGTCGGAAAACTGCTCCTTGGCGATGCGCGCTCCGCACGCGGTGGCATGCTGCACGGCTGCATCCAGGTCGTTTACGGCAAAATCCAGGTGCGCCATTTGCTGCTGCGCGCCGGGCGCTTCCGGCCACACGGGCGGGATGTAGGCGGGGTTGCGCTGAAACGTGATGCCAGGGTACGCGCCCTGCGCGGTGCCTGGCGGGCATATGCAGGCCCAGTCCTCGTCGTGAAAGGGCATTTCCCAGCCCAGCAGGTCCACATAGAACGTGGCCAGCGCGCAGGGGTCGATGCAGTCGAGCGTAAACGCATACGCTTTGATTTTCAGTTCTGCTGCTTGATGCATTGTACAAAAACCCTCCTGTAGCGATTGCATTGCGCCGTATCCGCCGCCGGCAGCATGCACCGGCGGCAATCGCAATGTCCTTATTATAGCAGAAAAGCACGCCGCCTGCCCCAGCGGAACGCATGCGCGAAAGACGCCTGCCGGGGTGAATGCGCCCGCGCATAAGAGAGACGCCGCCGCATGGGAGCTGTGTATTTTTGCCCAATCCTTCATAGACTGGAAAATGCAGAAAAAATTGCGCCAATCCATGCGCGCAGGCAGGGATGCCGGCACCCGGGGGCGAATAACATAAATAATCAGCGGCGCGCTGGAGCGCTGCTGCGCATAGAAAGGAGCTGGCAGGTCAATGCGTATTTTGATGAGCGGAAAGAACATGGAACTCAGCGACAGCCTCCGCAACCTTTTTGAGAAAAAGGCGCGCAAGCTGGAGCGCTACTTCCGCCCCGAGACAGATGTGATGGTGACCTTTTCACAGGAGGGCAGCCGTCAGATGATTGAGGTGACCATTCCGTTCGATGGCGTTCTGCTGCGCGCGGAAGAATCCAGCTATGACATTTACGCCTCCATCGATAACGTGCTCGAGCGGGTGGAGCGGCAGGTACATAAGCACCGCAAGCGCCTGGAGCACCGCCTCAACGACGACGCCTTCCGCTATGACGAACCGCTCTACGGCGACGCGTTTGAGCAGGAGGACGAGGAGGGGGCGCGCATCGTGCGTACCAAACGCTTCGCCATCAAGCCCATGGACGCCGAGGAGGCGGTGGCGCAGATGGAGCTGATCGGGCACACCTTCTTCGTCTATCTGGATGCGGATACCGAGCAGGTCTGCGTGGTGTATAAGCGCCGCGACGGCAACTACGGCCTGATTGAACCCACCTTTGATTGATGC
Above is a window of Maliibacterium massiliense DNA encoding:
- a CDS encoding VOC family protein, producing the protein MHQAAELKIKAYAFTLDCIDPCALATFYVDLLGWEMPFHDEDWACICPPGTAQGAYPGITFQRNPAYIPPVWPEAPGAQQQMAHLDFAVNDLDAAVQHATACGARIAKEQFSDGWRVMLDPAGHPFCLCRIPDVF
- the raiA gene encoding ribosome-associated translation inhibitor RaiA; the protein is MRILMSGKNMELSDSLRNLFEKKARKLERYFRPETDVMVTFSQEGSRQMIEVTIPFDGVLLRAEESSYDIYASIDNVLERVERQVHKHRKRLEHRLNDDAFRYDEPLYGDAFEQEDEEGARIVRTKRFAIKPMDAEEAVAQMELIGHTFFVYLDADTEQVCVVYKRRDGNYGLIEPTFD